A single Leptospiraceae bacterium DNA region contains:
- a CDS encoding HEPN domain-containing protein: MTFEGLAKSYFEKAMVRLEVLYFLKEKKAFSDVVREAQEAVELATKGMLRMKGIEPPKYHDVSYLILELRQTFHELQDHEIHELVRISKRLRKERELAFYGDVDFIPTIEYKESDALQAIQETEFVINVAKKIFSIE; encoded by the coding sequence ATGACATTTGAGGGCTTAGCCAAAAGTTATTTCGAAAAAGCTATGGTAAGGCTTGAGGTTTTATATTTTCTCAAGGAAAAAAAAGCCTTTTCGGACGTGGTTCGAGAAGCTCAAGAAGCTGTGGAGTTAGCGACAAAAGGAATGCTACGAATGAAAGGTATTGAACCTCCAAAGTATCATGATGTAAGTTATTTAATTCTTGAACTCAGACAAACTTTTCATGAGCTACAAGATCACGAAATACACGAGTTGGTGCGAATTTCCAAACGATTACGGAAAGAACGAGAATTGGCGTTTTATGGTGATGTGGATTTTATCCCGACTATCGAATATAAAGAAAGTGATGCCTTGCAAGCCATTCAAGAAACTGAATTTGTTATCAATGTGGCAAAAAAGATATTTTCAATAGAATGA
- the rfaD gene encoding ADP-glyceromanno-heptose 6-epimerase, whose product MYFFFRERERKKLLYIVTGAAGFIGSAVVRELNQNGIEQIICVDHLGKSEKWKNLRNLRFVDYYEKEEFLKMIENNSFLQDVKAIFHLGACSSTTEKDASYLIKNNYEYSKQLAIKAYQYNIRMIYASSAATYGDGKMGFDDNIEDLEKLQPLNPYGYSKHLFDLWLKRNGFFEHTNLFVGLKYFNVFGPNEYHKGNMQSMVLKGFRQIRMTGKIQLFKSYHPDFEDGKQMRDFLYVKDAAKMTVFFILENPTASGIFNIGSGKASTWLELVEPIFEAMKIPKNIEFIEMPEDLRKSYQYYTQAPIEKLRASGYHETITPLREAVMDYVQNYLMQDERNA is encoded by the coding sequence ATGTATTTTTTCTTTAGGGAAAGGGAACGAAAGAAATTACTTTATATTGTTACAGGAGCTGCGGGTTTTATTGGAAGTGCGGTCGTTCGTGAATTAAATCAAAATGGCATTGAGCAAATTATCTGTGTGGATCATTTAGGAAAATCAGAAAAATGGAAAAATCTACGAAACCTCAGATTTGTTGACTACTACGAAAAAGAAGAGTTTTTAAAAATGATTGAAAATAACTCATTTCTTCAAGATGTTAAAGCCATTTTTCATTTAGGTGCGTGTTCATCTACTACTGAAAAAGACGCCTCGTACTTAATAAAAAATAATTACGAATACTCAAAGCAATTAGCCATCAAAGCATACCAATACAATATCCGAATGATTTACGCATCAAGTGCTGCTACGTATGGAGATGGAAAAATGGGATTTGATGATAACATCGAAGATCTAGAAAAACTTCAACCATTAAATCCTTATGGATACTCGAAACATCTTTTTGATTTGTGGTTAAAAAGAAATGGCTTTTTCGAACATACGAATCTGTTTGTTGGACTCAAATATTTTAATGTTTTCGGACCTAATGAATATCACAAGGGAAATATGCAATCTATGGTTTTAAAAGGTTTTCGACAGATTCGTATGACGGGAAAGATTCAGCTCTTTAAGAGTTATCATCCTGACTTCGAAGACGGCAAGCAAATGAGGGATTTTCTTTATGTAAAAGATGCAGCTAAAATGACAGTGTTTTTTATCTTGGAAAATCCAACAGCTTCTGGGATTTTCAATATTGGAAGCGGTAAAGCATCTACATGGTTGGAATTAGTTGAACCCATCTTTGAAGCTATGAAGATACCAAAAAACATTGAATTTATAGAAATGCCAGAGGATTTAAGAAAATCATACCAGTATTATACGCAAGCACCTATCGAGAAATTACGAGCCTCTGGTTATCACGAGACTATCACCCCTTTACGAGAAGCTGTGATGGATTACGTTCAGAATTACTTAATGCAAGATGAAAGAAACGCCTAA
- a CDS encoding nucleotidyltransferase domain-containing protein — MLKQIYGDFVQRLIHEIQSYYKENLVSIVLFGSVARGVFRNDSDIDVLIVCEVLPRGATKRMEEFLLIEDRLENELRDLRKKEVWIQISPVLKTKEEVLLGSPLFLDFVFDAKILYDKENFFNHYISQFKRKLEQSGAKRIQKDMHWYWILDPKLDL; from the coding sequence GTGTTAAAACAAATATACGGTGATTTCGTTCAGAGATTGATACACGAAATTCAGTCATATTACAAAGAAAATTTAGTATCAATAGTTCTGTTTGGTTCAGTAGCAAGAGGAGTGTTTCGTAATGACTCTGATATTGACGTTCTTATTGTTTGTGAGGTTTTACCTCGAGGAGCTACAAAACGAATGGAAGAATTTTTATTGATTGAAGATCGCTTGGAGAATGAACTTCGTGATTTACGAAAAAAAGAAGTTTGGATTCAAATCTCACCTGTTTTGAAAACAAAAGAAGAAGTTCTTTTGGGAAGTCCCTTATTTTTGGATTTTGTTTTCGATGCGAAAATCTTGTATGATAAAGAAAATTTTTTCAATCATTATATTTCCCAATTCAAACGAAAGCTCGAACAATCAGGAGCAAAACGAATCCAAAAAGATATGCATTGGTACTGGATTTTAGATCCAAAATTGGATTTATGA
- a CDS encoding WYL domain-containing protein, whose product MSISKSKRSNNDDKERQNNLQRTLELIEYFSSVKKIINDKEGNKLRELKKIYGQDKKKKKTILKQFKRDRDFLQELGIDVNLNLSKKIKSEDLVLNEGEKKKIAKGILYQIQNTNNKAYRDKLISLYYKLFFSELRFIKKLLKIIKNYNESDLNQLRLLTKSNHNNHNTTPLIELFRLISRKKPIKIIYRKKNGDIISRVIYPLIIYKNLRIFYLISWDYEKSEIRNFIYSNILSYEAISNPSYLKVEIVGDPNEPNTSNKIFVPIRDIYRNLPHPFFISNEKNPMRIKITIKSYYKDLFLDQITLPFTFPNYNYPTYRIIGKSEKEKTITMDVKIFNTEGFFRFISKYPDMVVNIEQSDIFDSYKKYLEETIEFYNSLERELSSYGK is encoded by the coding sequence ATGTCTATAAGTAAAAGTAAAAGAAGTAATAATGATGATAAGGAAAGGCAAAACAATCTTCAAAGAACTTTGGAACTAATAGAATACTTCAGTTCAGTGAAAAAAATAATCAATGATAAAGAAGGAAATAAATTAAGAGAGTTAAAAAAAATCTATGGTCAAGATAAAAAAAAGAAGAAAACTATTTTAAAACAATTTAAACGAGATAGGGATTTTCTTCAGGAATTAGGAATTGACGTAAATCTCAACCTAAGTAAAAAAATTAAATCAGAAGATCTTGTCTTAAATGAAGGGGAAAAAAAGAAAATAGCAAAAGGGATATTGTATCAAATCCAAAACACTAACAATAAAGCATACAGAGACAAACTGATTTCTTTGTATTACAAGTTATTTTTCTCAGAATTGAGGTTCATAAAAAAGCTGCTTAAGATTATCAAGAATTATAATGAGTCAGACCTTAATCAACTTCGGCTTCTTACAAAATCAAATCATAACAATCACAATACAACACCTCTAATAGAATTGTTCAGATTAATCTCAAGAAAAAAACCCATAAAAATAATATATCGTAAAAAAAATGGGGATATTATAAGTAGAGTAATATATCCCTTGATAATTTATAAGAATCTAAGAATTTTTTACCTGATATCTTGGGATTATGAAAAAAGTGAAATTCGAAATTTTATTTATTCAAACATTTTATCATATGAAGCAATATCTAATCCCTCTTATTTAAAAGTCGAAATTGTTGGTGATCCAAATGAACCTAATACATCTAATAAAATTTTTGTTCCTATTAGAGATATTTATAGAAACCTTCCACACCCTTTTTTTATTAGCAATGAGAAGAATCCCATGAGAATCAAGATTACTATAAAAAGCTACTATAAAGATTTGTTTTTAGATCAAATCACATTACCATTTACTTTTCCGAACTACAATTATCCAACATATAGGATTATAGGTAAAAGCGAAAAAGAAAAAACAATAACGATGGATGTAAAAATATTTAATACTGAAGGTTTTTTTCGATTTATATCAAAATATCCAGATATGGTAGTAAACATAGAACAATCTGATATTTTCGATAGCTATAAAAAATATTTAGAAGAAACAATAGAATTTTACAATTCTTTAGAAAGAGAGTTAAGTTCTTATGGCAAGTAA
- a CDS encoding alpha/beta hydrolase: MKETPNYYIHPNSPSYLSKLLELLLKIQRKKFAFEKAMNSYQKSKKISKEIYEFPKPPKFMFSKKTYQVQSFQNRNVFVFNPQKEEKISILILVLHGGAFLRSFYLFHWLMIKKLQKISSAIIYAPDYPTVPHYKYKEIIAFCKNFYDYLKTNEKDIIIIGDSAGGNLALVLLQKLSKDEMPKKVILFSPWVDLSMENPKIENIESKDFILTRNGLMMAGKLYSENNPKNPEVSPLYHPYDFLPEIHLFMGTHDILFPDAKEFFFKNPHPSFYFYEYPYMQHDWMILDLIPFDEAKDVWLKVRDILNDT; encoded by the coding sequence ATGAAAGAAACGCCTAACTACTATATACACCCAAATTCACCATCATATTTGAGCAAACTTCTGGAATTACTCTTGAAGATCCAACGAAAGAAATTTGCCTTTGAAAAAGCAATGAATAGTTATCAAAAATCGAAAAAAATCTCCAAAGAAATATATGAATTCCCAAAACCTCCAAAGTTCATGTTTTCAAAAAAGACGTATCAAGTTCAATCCTTTCAAAATAGAAATGTATTTGTTTTTAATCCTCAAAAAGAAGAGAAAATCTCGATCTTGATTCTTGTTCTTCATGGGGGTGCTTTTCTACGAAGCTTTTATCTCTTTCATTGGCTCATGATAAAAAAACTTCAGAAGATTTCTTCAGCAATCATTTACGCACCAGATTATCCTACCGTCCCTCACTATAAATACAAAGAAATCATCGCATTCTGTAAGAATTTTTATGATTACCTAAAAACGAACGAAAAAGACATCATCATTATAGGTGATTCTGCGGGAGGGAATTTGGCTTTAGTCCTTTTACAAAAACTTTCGAAAGATGAAATGCCCAAAAAAGTCATTTTGTTTTCCCCTTGGGTTGATTTATCTATGGAAAATCCTAAAATAGAAAATATTGAATCAAAAGATTTCATACTCACGAGAAACGGACTGATGATGGCGGGAAAACTATACAGTGAAAACAATCCCAAAAACCCCGAAGTAAGCCCTCTATACCATCCATATGATTTTCTTCCTGAAATTCATCTATTCATGGGAACCCACGATATTCTTTTTCCTGATGCAAAAGAGTTCTTCTTTAAAAATCCACATCCTTCTTTTTATTTTTATGAATATCCTTACATGCAGCATGATTGGATGATCCTGGATCTCATTCCTTTTGATGAAGCAAAAGATGTATGGTTGAAAGTTCGAGACATTTTGAATGACACATAA
- a CDS encoding porin OmpL1: MSKKFTLLLAISFVFVGALYSQSAYLGYGLGVQFNVGDLGSTITKDGLDNAIGDQKIIIPENTIDVWSKSGFAKAKISGAMHGGILNVFYERESTSTFWRVGLEYTKKILGGKTSASILGIYQNVSQNWDFVSYYIPFIYGIKAGVGEASSVYGGIGINYHRGGWSLSGTVDGATPCFVGLQFGTYLLCGFGPWGDAELRTAVAFARQQNLPTSSILNTVDQSKFYRGAIFGEKVVFDVNGVGYNLVIGFENRLQNKSKFYIEIEYFVGGGMDNAPVQAIGTISQLASTGNLSYPVNLSGIRWKLGLKQPL; this comes from the coding sequence ATGAGTAAGAAATTTACATTACTTTTGGCTATCTCTTTTGTTTTTGTAGGAGCATTGTATTCCCAAAGTGCGTATTTAGGCTATGGTTTAGGGGTGCAATTTAACGTTGGCGATCTTGGTTCTACCATTACGAAAGATGGATTGGATAACGCTATAGGTGATCAAAAAATCATCATTCCCGAGAACACAATTGATGTGTGGTCAAAAAGTGGCTTTGCTAAGGCAAAGATTAGTGGTGCCATGCATGGTGGTATTTTGAATGTTTTCTATGAACGAGAATCTACTTCTACTTTCTGGAGAGTAGGTCTTGAATACACAAAAAAGATTTTAGGTGGAAAGACCTCAGCGAGTATCTTAGGGATCTATCAAAATGTAAGTCAAAATTGGGATTTCGTAAGTTACTACATTCCCTTTATTTACGGTATCAAAGCGGGGGTGGGTGAAGCTTCTTCTGTCTATGGTGGTATTGGTATTAATTACCATCGTGGTGGATGGTCCTTGAGTGGAACTGTGGATGGAGCTACGCCTTGTTTTGTCGGCTTACAATTCGGAACTTACTTACTTTGTGGTTTCGGACCTTGGGGTGATGCCGAGTTAAGAACAGCAGTTGCATTTGCACGTCAACAAAATTTACCAACATCGTCTATACTTAATACGGTTGATCAATCGAAGTTTTATCGAGGAGCTATTTTTGGTGAGAAGGTTGTTTTTGATGTTAATGGCGTAGGTTATAATTTAGTGATTGGTTTTGAAAATAGGCTCCAAAACAAAAGCAAATTCTACATCGAAATCGAATACTTTGTTGGTGGTGGAATGGATAATGCACCCGTGCAAGCTATTGGAACCATTTCTCAATTGGCTTCTACGGGAAACCTTTCTTATCCTGTGAATCTTAGCGGTATTCGTTGGAAATTAGGTCTCAAACAACCCCTCTAA
- a CDS encoding tyrosine-type recombinase/integrase has product MKKFIHIQKEFHLTNKWEVLSDQEIEILYQFYQYLVIQKNASKHTIRAYLSDTIEFLLAIQQKGISFLKVETNDIRDYFFELVGINLDKSKTAKKISSKTQRRKIASIKAFYRFLKNQNLISKNPVSLTLPKIKSQLPEALKPQELSFLFDYINQKIKTEKDPIKKTIFLRDRALIELLYSSGMRIHELLSLEVHQVIKKNNKQNNSLEVQEEILITGKRNQQRYIFVGSYAKTALSEYLQNRDILKPKTQKLFINQKGNPLTDRGVRFRFERYQKLLQTKIYPHKFRHTFATDLLNEGLDIRSLQEMLGHAKLTTTQIYTKISKAKLKEEYRKYHPWK; this is encoded by the coding sequence ATGAAAAAGTTCATTCATATACAAAAAGAATTCCACTTAACGAATAAATGGGAAGTTTTATCTGATCAAGAAATTGAAATACTTTATCAATTCTATCAATACTTAGTTATTCAAAAAAATGCCTCCAAACATACAATCAGAGCTTATCTTTCAGATACAATTGAATTTCTTTTAGCTATTCAGCAAAAAGGAATTTCGTTTTTGAAAGTCGAAACAAACGATATTCGAGACTATTTTTTTGAATTAGTTGGAATCAATCTTGATAAATCAAAAACAGCTAAAAAAATCTCATCAAAAACCCAAAGACGAAAGATTGCATCGATTAAGGCTTTTTATCGTTTTTTGAAAAATCAAAATTTGATCTCGAAAAATCCAGTTTCTCTGACACTTCCCAAAATAAAATCACAACTCCCAGAAGCATTAAAGCCTCAAGAACTATCTTTTCTGTTTGATTATATCAATCAAAAAATCAAAACAGAAAAAGACCCAATCAAAAAAACAATATTTCTTCGTGATAGAGCTCTAATTGAGCTACTCTACTCCTCAGGGATGAGAATCCACGAATTACTTTCTTTGGAGGTTCATCAAGTTATAAAGAAAAATAACAAACAGAACAATTCTCTCGAAGTCCAAGAGGAAATCTTAATCACGGGAAAAAGAAATCAGCAAAGATATATTTTTGTAGGAAGTTATGCAAAAACAGCTCTTTCAGAATATTTACAGAACCGGGATATCCTAAAGCCCAAAACCCAAAAACTTTTTATAAACCAAAAAGGAAATCCCCTTACGGATCGGGGAGTTCGATTCCGATTCGAAAGGTATCAAAAACTACTTCAAACAAAAATCTATCCCCATAAATTCCGTCATACTTTTGCCACGGATTTATTAAACGAAGGACTTGACATTCGTTCTCTACAAGAAATGTTAGGACATGCGAAGTTAACTACAACGCAAATCTACACAAAGATAAGCAAAGCAAAACTCAAAGAAGAATACCGAAAATATCATCCCTGGAAATAA
- a CDS encoding TonB-dependent receptor, with amino-acid sequence MLYLKNKLAFLLFLFLLMVKSVYGFEVTIQVFDAKRQPVSDARVIIAETKEFKFTDKEGKAVFDIPQPGFYQVRVVLPDGNVLQPSVQVLGKGQLIPLYTSEPKPERTPREQIVSDQGVIVVGRRELPPSSVYTVRLDQIKRLPGQFGEAIRGIENLPGVVAPPFGSGEVALRGSNPDSNSFYVDDLPIAFAYHLGGLSSVIQNEFIQSIDVYTGSYPAKYGDATGGVIAIFTPDEVERTNGVASISVWATNLLLQVPYQNSSYVVLGGKVSYLDQTLRPLLPKTITLVPKYQDLQIKIKHQLSNTQSLFFYVIGSRDSFVARIKEKPFENPLKEPPPDLIGLRGAVDRDFITTAIRHRFQPSSFFQNETTLIYYTRRVYIDASIGNISAKFTRTDGYGALRNETRLGLIENLLNFEFGVELRNLIYNNKGEFPRPKDPLNPNPDPYKIDPPDYEKVPVNDSFFSPFSVAYGILVFKNRWLEFRPGIRYEYFSLNKQAVLVPRGSFAIRLTENLKLIGGGGIYHRVPSPNEYSPTSGNPNLRFEKASHTSGGFEYQWRDWLFRVEGFKQYYDDLVIQDPYITTPIKINQDPIRKYEEPILFNAPLYFSNRGDGRSYGAEVFIRFDPPRSKGLYGWLSYTHSVSKRRDHLRRLTEDEKKQVISANERRLWQYYDNSKLISADFDRRHLVRLIIGWKINPTYQIGIRWRYQTSPPYTVVVGDDGGKNKNNGRPLFQPKLSEETNTFRSKPYHSLDIRFDKFVNYEWGYGNIFVELINVYLRQNIGGFAFNRALPFTPINPRPAPEFGTLEITQGKRKIRIPLFNLGFEVKF; translated from the coding sequence ATGTTATATTTAAAGAATAAATTAGCATTTTTGTTGTTTTTGTTTTTGTTGATGGTTAAGAGTGTTTATGGTTTTGAAGTAACTATTCAGGTTTTTGATGCAAAGCGACAGCCTGTCTCTGATGCAAGGGTGATTATCGCCGAGACAAAAGAATTTAAATTCACTGACAAAGAAGGAAAGGCAGTTTTTGATATTCCTCAGCCTGGATTTTATCAAGTTCGAGTGGTATTACCAGATGGAAATGTATTACAGCCTTCTGTTCAAGTATTAGGGAAAGGTCAGCTCATACCCCTTTACACTTCTGAGCCAAAACCAGAAAGAACTCCCAGAGAACAAATTGTTTCGGATCAAGGTGTGATTGTTGTAGGAAGAAGAGAACTTCCTCCCTCTTCTGTATATACTGTTCGATTAGATCAAATCAAACGACTTCCTGGTCAATTTGGAGAAGCCATCCGAGGGATTGAAAATTTGCCCGGAGTTGTGGCACCTCCTTTTGGTTCGGGTGAGGTAGCATTAAGGGGTTCTAATCCCGATTCGAATTCTTTCTACGTTGATGATTTACCCATTGCTTTTGCTTATCACTTAGGAGGGTTGAGCTCTGTAATTCAAAATGAATTCATCCAAAGTATAGACGTATATACGGGATCTTATCCTGCCAAATACGGAGATGCCACAGGGGGTGTGATTGCCATTTTTACTCCTGATGAGGTAGAACGAACCAATGGAGTTGCTTCCATTAGTGTTTGGGCTACGAATTTGCTTTTACAAGTTCCTTATCAAAATTCGAGTTATGTTGTTTTAGGAGGTAAGGTCTCGTATTTGGATCAGACACTGCGTCCCCTTTTACCCAAAACCATAACGTTAGTGCCGAAGTATCAAGATTTACAAATCAAAATCAAACATCAATTGTCGAATACTCAGTCTCTATTTTTTTATGTGATTGGCTCAAGAGATTCTTTTGTAGCAAGAATCAAAGAAAAACCATTTGAAAACCCTCTGAAAGAACCACCGCCAGATTTGATAGGACTGCGTGGAGCTGTTGATCGGGATTTCATAACAACTGCGATACGCCATCGCTTTCAGCCTTCATCGTTTTTTCAAAACGAGACAACTCTCATTTATTATACCCGTAGAGTCTATATTGATGCTTCGATTGGAAATATCAGTGCGAAATTTACAAGAACGGACGGCTATGGAGCTCTTAGAAACGAAACAAGATTGGGGTTGATTGAGAATTTGTTAAACTTTGAATTTGGAGTAGAACTACGAAATCTTATCTATAACAATAAAGGAGAGTTTCCAAGGCCAAAAGATCCCTTAAATCCAAATCCTGATCCCTATAAAATTGATCCTCCAGATTACGAAAAGGTACCCGTGAACGATTCTTTCTTCTCACCTTTTTCGGTGGCATATGGGATTTTAGTTTTTAAGAACCGTTGGTTGGAGTTTCGTCCGGGAATACGCTATGAATACTTTTCATTGAATAAACAAGCAGTTCTGGTGCCAAGGGGATCTTTTGCCATCAGATTGACAGAAAACTTGAAGTTGATTGGAGGTGGTGGAATATATCATCGGGTGCCAAGTCCGAATGAATACTCACCCACATCTGGAAATCCCAATCTACGATTCGAAAAGGCTTCTCACACCTCAGGAGGGTTTGAGTACCAATGGAGAGATTGGCTTTTTCGAGTGGAAGGTTTCAAACAATATTATGATGATTTAGTTATCCAAGACCCCTACATTACGACTCCCATCAAGATCAATCAGGATCCTATCCGAAAATACGAAGAACCCATTTTGTTCAATGCTCCCCTTTATTTTTCGAACAGGGGTGATGGACGTTCCTATGGTGCTGAGGTGTTTATCCGATTTGATCCTCCACGCTCAAAAGGATTGTATGGCTGGCTTTCTTACACTCACAGTGTGTCGAAACGTCGTGATCATTTACGCAGACTAACAGAAGACGAGAAAAAACAAGTAATTAGTGCAAACGAGAGAAGACTATGGCAATATTACGATAATTCAAAACTAATCTCTGCTGATTTCGATCGAAGACATCTTGTGAGATTAATCATAGGCTGGAAAATCAATCCTACTTATCAAATTGGCATACGCTGGCGATACCAAACATCACCACCCTATACTGTAGTTGTAGGAGATGACGGCGGCAAAAACAAAAACAATGGTCGACCTTTATTCCAACCAAAACTTTCTGAAGAAACTAATACTTTTCGTTCGAAACCCTATCATAGCTTAGATATTCGTTTTGATAAATTTGTTAATTATGAATGGGGTTATGGAAATATTTTCGTTGAACTCATTAATGTGTATTTACGTCAAAACATAGGTGGATTTGCTTTCAATCGAGCTTTGCCCTTTACTCCTATCAATCCAAGGCCAGCCCCTGAATTTGGAACTTTAGAAATCACGCAAGGAAAACGAAAAATTCGAATTCCCTTATTCAACTTAGGTTTTGAGGTAAAGTTCTGA